A genomic segment from Juglans regia cultivar Chandler chromosome 14, Walnut 2.0, whole genome shotgun sequence encodes:
- the LOC109020738 gene encoding uncharacterized protein LOC109020738 yields MSRAPIHFILPLSPTLYKIFFFCFTHILVVLTMGNCHTLPVPAAMNLSKKSSSLLAIDTIFKLPSPLPVWPKGEGFASGIMDLGGGLQVRQISDLVKVWATREGGPDNLGATFFEPSQMPDGFHMLGSYSQPNNKPFFGWVLAGKDDGSAEALKTPLDYTLVWSSESSKIKADGNGYVWLPIPPDGYKAVGHVVTTSPEKPLPDKIRCVRSDLTEQSEAFTWIWGPGKTSDANAFNVYSVRPSIRGTKALGVSAGTFVAQIGGTASPLSIACLKNAESNFSCMPNLMQIEALIQAYSPWVYFHSKEEFLPSSVNWYFGMGALLYKKGEESNPVPIEPNGSNLPQGGSNDGAYWLDLPVDAGAKDTVRKGELRSSQVYVHVKPMMGASFTDIAIWIFYPFNGPARAQLGVVTVSLGKIGEHVGDWEHVTLRVSNFNGELQRVYFSQHSGGTWVEAYDLEFQSGNKAVGYASLHGHALYAKAGVVLQGNGAIGIRNDTEKSKVVMDTGGSFEIVAAEYLGSAVAEPAWLNYCREWGPKISYDIAEEIKKVEKKLPGPLKSAFKKFVNALPNEVLGEEGPTGPNMKGNWLDDEK; encoded by the exons ATGTCTCGTGCTCCCATCCACTTTATATTGCCCCTATCACCCacactatataaaatattcttcttCTGCTTCACCCATATTTTGGTTGTCTTGACAATGGGAAATTGTCATACCCTCCCTGTTCCTGCCGCAATGAATCTCTCCAAGAAAAGCAGTTCTCTGCTTGCCATCGACACCATTTTCAAGCTTCCCTCTCCACTCCCAGTTTGGCCAAAGG GGGAAGGATTTGCAAGTGGGATTATGGATCTGGGAGGTGGATTGCAAGTGCGTCAGATATCAGACTTGGTGAAAGTTTGGGCAACCCGTGAAGGTGGACCCGACAACCTTGGGGCTACGTTTTTCGAACCATCCCAGATGCCAGATGGTTTCCATATGTTGGGTTCGTACAGTCAACCAAACAACAAGCCCTTCTTCGGATGGGTTCTTGCAGGGAAAGATGACGGATCAGCTGAAGCTTTGAAAACGCCACTCGATTATACTCTGGTTTGGAGCAGTGAGTCTTCAAAGATCAAGGCAGATGGGAATGGCTACGTCTGGCTGCCAATTCCCCCCGATGGTTACAAAGCCGTAGGTCACGTGGTCACAACCTCGCCTGAGAAGCCATTGCCAGATAAAATCAGGTGCGTTCGATCTGACCTCACGGAACAAAGCGAGGCTTTCACGTGGATCTGGGGTCCAGGTAAAACCAGCGATGCCAATGCCTTCAATGTGTACAGTGTGAGGCCCAGCATTAGGGGGACCAAAGCTCTTGGTGTCTCTGCTGGTACTTTTGTGGCTCAAATTGGTGGGACTGCCTCTCCTTTGTCTATTGCTTGTTTGAAGAATGCCGAGTCCAACTTTTCTTGTATGCCAAATCTAATGCAGATTGAGGCATTGATTCAAGCCTACTCTCCATGGGTGTACTTCCATTCAAAAGAAGAGTTCCTACCTTCTTCAGTGAACTGGTATTTTGGGATGGGGGCACTTTTGTATAAGAAAGGGGAAGAATCAAACCCTGTTCCAATCGAACCCAATGGCTCGAACCTTCCCCAGGGTGGTTCAAACGATGGTGCTTATTGGCTAGACCTGCCTGTGGATGCTGGGGCCAAAGATACAGTCCGGAAAGGAGAGCTACGAAGCTCCCAAGTTTATGTACATGTAAAACCCATGATGGGTGCAAGCTTCACAGACATAGCCATTTGGATTTTCTATCCATTTAATGGTCCGGCTAGGGCTCAGCTTGGTGTTGTCACCGTCTCACTGGGAAAGATAGGTGAACATGTTGGTGATTGGGAGCATGTGACCCTTAGAGTAAGCAATTTCAATGGGGAGCTTCAAAGGGTTTACTTCTCACAACACAGTGGAGGAACATGGGTGGAGGCATATGACCTTGAGTTTCAAAGTGGGAACAAAGCTGTGGGCTATGCATCATTGCATGGACATGCTTTGTATGCAAAGGCAGGAGTTGTGTTGCAAGGGAATGGAGCAATAGGAATAAGGAACGATACGGAGAAGAGCAAGGTGGTGATGGATACTGGAGGGAGCTTTGAAATAGTGGCAGCTGAATATTTGGGGTCAGCTGTTGCTGAGCCAGCTTGGCTGAACTATTGCAGGGAATGGGGTCCCAAAATTAGCTATGACATTGCAGAGGAGATCAAGAAGGTGGAGAAAAAATTGCCTGGACCACTTAAATCTGCTTTCAAGAAGTTTGTCAATGCCCTACCAAATGAAGTCTTGGGGGAGGAGGGTCCCACGGGTCCCAACATGAAGGGCAACTGGCTTGACGATGAAAAAtga